Proteins encoded in a region of the Nitrospirota bacterium genome:
- a CDS encoding acetyl-CoA carboxylase carboxyltransferase subunit alpha produces the protein MIKYYLEFEKPIEELELKMEELKRLSDGKDINLSGEIKKLEKKIRELRTEIYSNLTPWQKTLLARHPDRPYTLDYIGLMTEEFIELHGDRRFADDKAIVGGIARLKGGLPVVIMGHQKGRGTKERIHRNFGQPHPEGYRKTMRLMELAEKFRRPIITLIDTPGAYPGIGAEERGQGEAIASSLMHMSRLRVPIVAVVIGEGGSGGALALSVSDRLYMLEHSVYSVISPEGCAAILWKKSDLGPEDFARASEALKMTAQDLLGFKIIDEIIPEPSGGAHRDPETMAKNISDKVSEALEELKNKAAGKLVEDRYKKLKRIGSFTEEVKAESA, from the coding sequence ATGATCAAATACTACCTCGAATTTGAAAAACCGATCGAAGAGCTTGAACTCAAGATGGAGGAGCTGAAGAGGCTCTCTGACGGCAAGGATATCAATCTCTCCGGCGAGATCAAAAAGCTTGAAAAGAAGATCAGGGAGCTGAGAACAGAGATTTATTCAAACCTGACGCCCTGGCAGAAGACACTGCTTGCCCGCCATCCGGACAGGCCTTATACTCTTGATTATATCGGCCTCATGACCGAAGAGTTCATTGAGCTTCACGGGGACCGGCGGTTTGCCGATGACAAGGCCATTGTCGGCGGCATAGCCAGGCTGAAAGGCGGACTGCCTGTGGTGATCATGGGCCATCAAAAGGGCCGGGGCACAAAGGAGAGGATCCACAGGAACTTCGGACAGCCGCACCCGGAAGGGTACCGGAAGACCATGCGGCTCATGGAACTTGCCGAGAAGTTCAGGAGACCGATCATTACGCTTATTGACACGCCGGGTGCATATCCCGGCATTGGTGCCGAGGAGCGGGGCCAGGGCGAGGCGATCGCTTCCAGCCTCATGCATATGTCACGTCTCAGAGTGCCGATCGTTGCTGTGGTCATTGGCGAGGGAGGCAGCGGCGGCGCACTTGCGCTGAGTGTTTCTGACAGACTTTATATGCTTGAGCATTCGGTTTATTCGGTCATCTCCCCGGAAGGGTGTGCGGCAATTCTCTGGAAGAAGAGCGATCTCGGCCCTGAGGATTTTGCGCGTGCTTCCGAGGCCCTGAAGATGACTGCTCAGGACCTTCTCGGGTTCAAGATCATTGACGAGATAATCCCTGAGCCCTCAGGAGGAGCGCACCGGGACCCTGAGACGATGGCAAAGAACATCTCCGACAAGGTCTCTGAAGCTCTCGAAGAGCTGAAGAACAAGGCTGCCGGGAAACTGGTAGAGGACCGCTATAAGAAGCTGAAGAGGATAGGCAGCTTTACTGAAGAAGTGAAGGCAGAGTCAGCCTAA
- a CDS encoding DNA polymerase III subunit alpha: protein MHSHADYVSLHLHTEYSLLDGAIRIEDLIKQAKEFKMPAIAMTDHGNLFGAVDFYRQCTHAGIKPIIGCEIYVAPRSRFDKTQSSEDEYSSFHLILLARDDAGYRNLLTLASKASLEGFYYKPRIDMDLLEQYSGGLIGLSACLKGEVPYYLQRGMEDKARERALAYKHILGPENFYFEIQANGLPEQAELNRQLIALGRELHIGLVATNDCHYLKKDDAKAHEVLLCIQTGKTLKDTTRMKFSTNEFYLKSPGEMIETFKDVPEAIRNSVVIAERCNVTLQHKNLLPQFKAETGEDTEAFLSRLAHEGLERKIGKDAPQNYQDRLSSELSMIRKMGFTSYFLIVWDFIHHAKSKGIPVGPGRGSAAGSLVSYCLDITEIDPMKYKLLFERFLNPERVSMPDIDVDFCQDRRQEVINYVTQKYGAEYVAQIITFGTMKAKAAIRDVGRAMDIPYADVDRIAKLIPHDPKITIEAALAAEPQLKQAYETDENVKELLNIAMRLEGLNRHASTHAAGVVISPEPITNYAPLYRNPSDESIVTQFEMKALEKVGLLKFDFLGLKTLTVIEKTLKYITQGKDALDLAAIPIDDQPTYDLLSSGQTAGVFQLESEGMRDILIRMQPNRFEDLIALVALYRPGPMQWIDDFIKRKKGDTKVTYMMPQLKEILDETYGIILYQEQVMLIANRIANFSMGQADVLRKAMGKKNAEEMEKQKEVFIKGAIENNITEKKAARLFDVMAPFALYGFNKSHSAAYAFIAYQTAYLKAHYPVEFMAATLTLDMSDTDKIVKSINECRKMKIEMLPPDINLSGREFRVIGNSIRFGLEAVKGVGGAAIELVLEVREAGGPFTSVADLIKRADTRKVNKKVLEGLVKAGAFDSLGVTRAAAMESVADLLNGNGKSSKNADQVSMFGDDLPEAAPAGAEWDEAELLNNEKEALGFYITGHPLTKFDTLLSRLKARKTSDLEHATDKAEVLIGGILRTVKKKNVKSSGDLMAYLTLEDDEGSVEVIIFPTLYKSVFERLKKDAVVLVKGTIDKDEKGVRLRGLEVSNLEDAGRKSIRKMEISLGETQGNSEGLQNIRSLVMEYPGDCQLYLRIRSDQSQTLIATSISIKPDTALVKRLETMIGKGAVTVS from the coding sequence ATGCATTCACACGCGGATTACGTATCCCTCCACCTGCATACAGAATACAGCCTCCTTGATGGTGCAATTCGTATCGAGGACCTCATCAAACAGGCAAAGGAATTCAAGATGCCGGCTATAGCCATGACCGATCACGGCAATCTGTTCGGCGCGGTAGATTTCTACCGGCAATGCACACATGCCGGCATCAAGCCTATCATCGGCTGCGAGATCTATGTTGCACCGAGAAGCCGTTTTGACAAGACACAGTCCAGTGAGGACGAATATTCCTCCTTCCATCTCATCCTTCTTGCCCGTGACGATGCAGGGTACAGAAATCTCCTGACGCTTGCGAGCAAGGCTTCTCTCGAGGGTTTTTACTACAAGCCCCGCATCGATATGGACCTCCTCGAGCAATACAGCGGCGGTCTGATAGGCTTATCAGCATGTCTCAAGGGAGAGGTCCCGTACTATCTCCAGAGAGGTATGGAGGACAAGGCGCGCGAGCGGGCGCTGGCGTACAAACATATCCTTGGGCCCGAGAACTTTTACTTCGAGATACAGGCGAACGGCCTTCCGGAGCAGGCTGAACTGAACAGACAGCTCATCGCCCTCGGCAGGGAACTGCATATCGGACTTGTTGCAACGAACGATTGTCATTACCTGAAGAAGGATGACGCAAAGGCACATGAGGTTCTTCTCTGTATCCAGACAGGCAAGACGCTCAAGGACACCACGCGGATGAAGTTCAGCACAAACGAATTCTATCTCAAATCTCCCGGGGAGATGATCGAGACATTCAAGGATGTGCCGGAGGCTATCAGGAACTCCGTTGTGATAGCTGAGCGGTGCAATGTTACGCTCCAGCACAAGAACCTGCTCCCTCAGTTCAAGGCTGAAACGGGTGAAGATACCGAGGCGTTTCTCTCGCGCCTTGCCCATGAAGGCCTTGAGCGAAAGATCGGGAAGGATGCACCGCAGAACTATCAGGACAGGTTGAGCAGCGAGTTGAGCATGATCAGGAAGATGGGATTCACCTCCTATTTCCTGATCGTCTGGGATTTTATCCACCACGCAAAAAGCAAAGGTATTCCCGTCGGTCCCGGAAGAGGCTCTGCTGCAGGCAGCCTTGTCTCCTACTGTCTCGATATAACCGAAATAGACCCGATGAAATACAAGCTTCTTTTTGAGCGGTTCCTGAACCCTGAAAGAGTGAGCATGCCTGATATTGACGTCGATTTCTGCCAGGACAGGAGGCAGGAGGTCATCAATTATGTCACGCAAAAATACGGGGCCGAGTATGTAGCCCAGATCATCACCTTTGGGACGATGAAGGCAAAGGCTGCGATCCGGGATGTGGGGCGCGCGATGGACATCCCTTATGCAGACGTAGACAGAATTGCAAAGCTCATTCCCCATGATCCGAAGATCACGATCGAAGCGGCACTGGCTGCGGAGCCGCAGCTGAAGCAGGCATATGAAACGGACGAGAACGTGAAAGAGCTCCTGAACATCGCGATGCGGCTTGAAGGCCTGAACCGGCATGCTTCAACCCATGCTGCCGGAGTGGTCATATCTCCGGAGCCGATCACCAACTATGCCCCGCTCTACAGGAACCCGTCTGATGAAAGCATCGTTACCCAGTTCGAGATGAAAGCCCTTGAAAAGGTGGGGCTGCTCAAGTTCGACTTCCTGGGCCTCAAGACGCTCACCGTAATTGAAAAGACCCTGAAATACATCACACAGGGCAAGGATGCGCTTGATCTGGCGGCCATACCGATCGATGACCAGCCGACCTATGACCTGCTCAGTTCAGGACAGACCGCAGGCGTGTTCCAGCTCGAAAGCGAGGGCATGCGCGACATTCTGATCAGGATGCAGCCGAACCGCTTCGAGGACCTGATCGCTCTTGTTGCGCTGTACCGGCCGGGTCCGATGCAGTGGATCGATGATTTTATCAAACGGAAAAAGGGCGATACCAAGGTCACATACATGATGCCCCAGCTGAAGGAGATCCTTGACGAGACCTACGGCATCATCCTGTATCAGGAACAGGTCATGCTGATAGCAAACAGGATCGCGAATTTCTCGATGGGACAGGCGGACGTACTCAGAAAGGCTATGGGCAAGAAGAATGCCGAGGAGATGGAGAAGCAGAAAGAGGTCTTCATCAAGGGTGCGATCGAAAATAATATTACCGAGAAGAAGGCGGCGAGGCTCTTTGATGTGATGGCTCCTTTTGCACTGTATGGGTTCAATAAATCACACTCTGCTGCGTACGCTTTTATCGCTTACCAGACCGCATATCTCAAGGCACATTATCCTGTTGAGTTTATGGCGGCAACGCTGACCCTTGATATGAGCGATACGGACAAGATCGTAAAGTCCATCAATGAATGCAGAAAAATGAAGATCGAGATGCTGCCGCCTGACATCAACCTTTCGGGCAGGGAGTTCAGAGTGATCGGCAACTCCATACGCTTTGGCCTCGAGGCTGTGAAGGGTGTGGGCGGAGCTGCCATAGAATTAGTGCTCGAGGTGAGGGAGGCAGGCGGTCCTTTTACCTCTGTCGCTGATCTCATAAAGAGGGCAGACACCAGAAAGGTGAATAAAAAAGTGCTCGAGGGCCTCGTAAAGGCAGGTGCTTTTGATTCCCTTGGCGTTACGCGTGCGGCTGCCATGGAATCGGTCGCGGACCTTCTGAACGGAAATGGAAAGAGCTCAAAAAATGCCGATCAGGTCAGCATGTTCGGCGACGATCTCCCGGAGGCTGCGCCTGCTGGTGCGGAGTGGGACGAGGCAGAGCTTCTGAATAATGAAAAAGAAGCGCTCGGCTTTTATATCACCGGCCATCCGCTGACAAAATTTGATACGCTCCTTTCACGGCTCAAGGCAAGAAAGACGTCAGACCTTGAACATGCCACTGACAAGGCAGAGGTACTTATCGGCGGCATTCTGCGAACGGTCAAAAAGAAGAATGTAAAATCATCGGGAGATCTCATGGCATACCTGACGCTTGAGGATGACGAGGGCAGCGTTGAAGTCATCATATTCCCGACCCTTTACAAAAGTGTTTTTGAACGGTTAAAGAAGGATGCGGTGGTCCTGGTGAAAGGAACCATTGACAAGGACGAAAAAGGTGTGCGGCTCCGCGGTCTTGAGGTCTCGAACCTTGAGGATGCAGGCAGGAAGAGCATCAGGAAGATGGAGATATCCCTCGGGGAAACGCAGGGAAACAGCGAGGGTCTGCAGAATATCCGGTCACTGGTCATGGAGTACCCCGGCGACTGCCAGCTCTATCTCAGGATAAGGAGCGACCAGTCCCAGACCCTGATAGCAACGAGTATTTCCATCAAGCCTGACACGGCGCTCGTGAAGAGACTGGAAACCATGATAGGCAAGGGAGCGGTGACCGTTTCATGA
- a CDS encoding adenylyl-sulfate kinase: MSGMVIWITGLPGSGKSTIADAVKLKCPDFVILRMDDLRHMVTPQPAYSDDERELVYRSLVYVAKTLSDLGHEVIIDATGNMRRWRELARRMISPFAEVYLKCSFETCSQRERQRTETHGAPRGIYQKGLAGWPVPGLSAPYEEPSNPEIVIDAEKITAVAAAEQIIEFIERSRKNPASG; the protein is encoded by the coding sequence ATGAGCGGCATGGTCATTTGGATCACCGGACTCCCCGGAAGCGGCAAAAGCACCATTGCTGATGCCGTTAAGCTGAAATGTCCTGACTTCGTTATTCTCCGCATGGATGACCTGCGGCATATGGTTACGCCGCAGCCGGCCTATTCAGACGATGAACGGGAACTGGTGTACCGCAGCCTCGTCTATGTTGCAAAGACCCTTTCCGACCTTGGGCATGAGGTGATCATTGATGCTACCGGCAATATGAGACGGTGGCGGGAGCTTGCGCGGAGAATGATCTCGCCTTTTGCAGAGGTTTATCTCAAATGTTCCTTCGAAACGTGCAGCCAAAGAGAGCGGCAGAGGACAGAAACTCACGGGGCCCCAAGAGGGATCTACCAAAAAGGCCTTGCAGGCTGGCCGGTCCCCGGCTTGAGCGCGCCGTATGAAGAGCCCTCAAATCCTGAAATAGTCATTGATGCGGAAAAGATAACGGCAGTTGCTGCTGCAGAACAGATCATCGAATTTATCGAAAGATCCCGAAAAAACCCTGCCTCCGGATAG
- a CDS encoding LPS-assembly protein LptD, which translates to MTGRAAIKALVALAFSLFTLHSPLSINLCYAAGQKTVITSDTLEYFSETKKYIARGTVTVEQADATVEADEMVYFAETGDVTASGNVRYSDRQTFFTATAAEMNMEKKTGKLYEADILSKDDNFRIKGREIERRAENEFYSRDEITVTTCDGPVAAWCFRGREMDLVIGDKITGQDVSFRVRDIPLLYSPRLWAPLNNDRKTGFLLPTVGSSSSRGLGLNIPFFWAIAENRDATFLLDAYARQGIGTGMEYRFIEPGVQSIWQLYHIRDHRLHTDFTEFRALHDDRSTGGTGLFLNANFVNEKNYYREIAPQKNFFREIHRNSEQNIQRFLETTVEVTTPFDNARAYFLAQYWIDLKDATGDIPQRLPEIGYVMNYTRLGSFLVSAEAAAVNFWRKNGVSAHRLDLFPAVLHTVGSDVVLSQTAAVRGTAYEFYHDGGSNSNQERLAFEYDGNIHARFVRRYGSFTHMMEPAIRYHYISSSPNDLGYTFDEWELHGKTSRLELSLLNRFLVKGKEVVTARVTQPFDMNNGDRPFRPFEFELAMQMPVPARVTTAYDVNTGKIQAVSSEFVLPFSYGSVSFGQRYSMPDNIMVFRAGLAVQPVRPIQLGLEARYDAKGEGLRQVGGHAQYTSQCWGVRLEAVKKPGDFSVQMMFDLFGITAKQPRDTYQGSGKENTLPLPQSRPSS; encoded by the coding sequence TTGACCGGCAGAGCAGCAATAAAAGCGCTTGTTGCACTCGCTTTTTCGCTCTTCACTCTCCACTCTCCACTCTCCATTAATCTCTGCTATGCTGCCGGGCAGAAGACCGTCATCACATCCGACACACTTGAGTATTTCTCTGAAACAAAGAAATATATTGCAAGGGGAACCGTGACGGTCGAACAGGCTGATGCCACGGTTGAGGCAGATGAAATGGTCTACTTTGCGGAGACCGGCGATGTGACCGCTTCCGGGAATGTGCGGTACAGCGACCGGCAGACTTTTTTTACCGCAACTGCTGCTGAAATGAATATGGAGAAGAAGACCGGCAAACTTTATGAGGCCGATATCCTCTCCAAGGACGATAATTTCCGCATCAAAGGCCGGGAGATCGAGAGAAGAGCGGAGAACGAATTCTACAGCAGGGACGAGATTACTGTAACGACGTGTGACGGGCCTGTTGCTGCGTGGTGTTTCCGCGGCAGGGAAATGGATCTGGTCATTGGTGATAAGATCACCGGGCAGGACGTATCATTCCGCGTCAGGGACATCCCGCTTCTCTATTCCCCCCGCCTTTGGGCGCCGCTGAACAACGACCGGAAGACCGGCTTTCTGCTGCCGACTGTCGGCAGCAGCAGTTCACGCGGACTGGGCCTCAATATCCCATTTTTTTGGGCAATAGCGGAAAACAGGGATGCAACGTTCCTGCTCGATGCCTATGCGCGGCAGGGGATCGGCACAGGCATGGAATACCGTTTTATCGAGCCGGGCGTGCAGAGTATCTGGCAGCTCTACCATATCCGCGACCATCGGCTGCATACGGATTTCACGGAGTTCAGAGCACTGCATGATGACCGGTCTACCGGCGGTACAGGACTATTCCTGAACGCCAATTTTGTGAACGAGAAGAATTATTACCGGGAGATTGCGCCCCAAAAGAATTTTTTCCGGGAGATACATCGGAACAGTGAACAGAATATACAGCGTTTTCTCGAGACCACCGTTGAAGTGACTACTCCCTTTGACAATGCGCGCGCCTATTTCCTTGCGCAGTACTGGATCGACCTTAAAGACGCCACCGGCGACATCCCTCAAAGATTGCCAGAGATCGGATATGTCATGAATTATACGCGTCTTGGCAGTTTCCTCGTTTCAGCCGAGGCTGCTGCAGTGAACTTCTGGAGAAAGAACGGTGTCTCAGCGCACAGGCTCGATCTGTTCCCTGCAGTGCTTCATACAGTCGGCAGCGATGTTGTTCTGTCCCAGACCGCGGCAGTGAGGGGAACTGCCTACGAGTTTTACCATGATGGCGGATCAAACAGCAATCAGGAGCGGCTGGCATTTGAATATGACGGAAACATCCATGCCCGGTTCGTCAGAAGATACGGTTCCTTTACCCATATGATGGAACCCGCGATCCGCTATCATTATATATCGAGTTCACCAAATGACCTTGGGTACACCTTTGACGAATGGGAACTTCACGGCAAGACGTCGAGGCTGGAACTCAGTCTGCTCAACAGATTCCTTGTTAAAGGGAAGGAAGTGGTGACAGCACGTGTCACCCAGCCTTTTGACATGAATAATGGTGACAGACCGTTCAGACCTTTTGAATTTGAGCTGGCGATGCAGATGCCTGTCCCTGCAAGAGTCACCACTGCCTATGATGTCAATACGGGAAAGATACAGGCGGTAAGCTCCGAATTCGTGCTGCCCTTTTCATACGGCAGCGTCAGTTTCGGGCAGCGATACAGTATGCCGGACAACATCATGGTATTCAGGGCCGGTTTGGCGGTCCAGCCGGTCAGACCCATTCAGCTCGGCCTGGAGGCTCGCTACGATGCGAAGGGCGAAGGGTTAAGGCAGGTGGGCGGTCATGCTCAATACACCAGCCAGTGTTGGGGGGTCAGGCTGGAGGCAGTCAAGAAACCGGGCGATTTTTCTGTGCAGATGATGTTCGACCTTTTCGGGATAACAGCAAAACAGCCCAGGGATACGTATCAGGGTTCCGGAAAGGAGAATACTCTTCCTCTTCCGCAGTCCCGCCCCTCATCCTAA
- a CDS encoding bifunctional folylpolyglutamate synthase/dihydrofolate synthase, with protein MSYEGTIAYLYRLQQYGMKFGLDNIRKLMSALHDPQESFRSVHVAGTNGKGSTSSMIDSVLRTAGVTTGLFTSPHLVSFTERIRVNGKEISEAEVVKLADEVRKAAENIPDFLPTFFEVTTAMAFLYFRKMQVRWAVIEVGMGGRLDATNILMPEASVITAIDIDHSDFLGSTLREIAGEKAGIIKQGVPVISALQHPDAAEVLELRAEECGSAMAVCGRDFSADVTADELVGIRIDYHGDGEYHGLALRLAGRHQARNAALAIKTIEVIMRKYPDMDCDIRQGLADATWPGRLEFVKDRPPMLIDGAHNPQAAAVLAEYLKKALDLYSRIILIMGIMNDKDRAGIMKPLLPLASEIIFAAAGYGRAASPAALAAEARGLGYLAQTALTVADALDMAERLYLQGDLIVVTGSFYTIGEVKEAFGKKGVLARLRE; from the coding sequence ATGAGCTATGAAGGCACGATAGCGTACCTCTATCGTCTTCAGCAATACGGCATGAAGTTCGGCCTGGATAATATCAGAAAACTCATGTCTGCGTTGCATGACCCCCAGGAGTCGTTTCGTTCGGTCCATGTGGCAGGAACGAACGGCAAGGGTTCAACGTCGTCCATGATCGATTCCGTATTACGGACCGCAGGGGTCACGACCGGGCTTTTCACCTCGCCCCATCTCGTGAGCTTTACCGAGAGAATACGGGTGAACGGCAAAGAGATATCCGAGGCTGAAGTGGTGAAGCTCGCGGATGAAGTGCGAAAGGCCGCTGAAAACATCCCCGATTTTCTGCCCACTTTTTTCGAGGTGACGACTGCGATGGCGTTTCTGTATTTCAGAAAGATGCAGGTCAGGTGGGCTGTTATTGAGGTGGGCATGGGAGGCAGGCTTGATGCAACCAACATTCTTATGCCCGAGGCCTCAGTGATCACTGCCATCGATATTGACCATAGCGATTTTTTAGGTTCTACGCTCAGGGAGATCGCAGGAGAAAAAGCAGGTATTATCAAGCAGGGTGTGCCCGTGATCTCGGCCTTGCAGCATCCTGATGCTGCAGAAGTGCTGGAGCTGAGAGCAGAAGAGTGCGGTTCTGCAATGGCAGTATGCGGAAGGGATTTTTCTGCTGATGTAACGGCAGACGAACTTGTCGGCATCAGGATCGACTATCACGGAGATGGAGAATATCATGGCCTCGCCCTGCGGCTTGCAGGAAGGCATCAGGCCCGGAATGCGGCACTGGCCATAAAGACGATAGAAGTTATCATGAGGAAATATCCGGATATGGACTGCGATATCAGGCAGGGCCTGGCAGACGCCACCTGGCCAGGCAGGCTGGAGTTCGTGAAAGACCGGCCGCCAATGCTCATTGATGGGGCGCATAATCCGCAGGCTGCGGCAGTACTTGCCGAATATCTGAAAAAAGCACTTGACCTGTACAGCCGCATTATCCTGATCATGGGCATCATGAACGACAAAGACAGGGCAGGTATCATGAAGCCTCTGCTCCCCCTCGCCTCGGAGATCATATTCGCCGCTGCCGGCTATGGCAGGGCTGCATCTCCTGCCGCGCTCGCTGCTGAGGCCCGCGGGCTCGGATACCTCGCACAGACCGCCCTGACGGTTGCAGATGCCCTGGATATGGCAGAGCGGCTGTATCTGCAGGGTGACCTCATCGTTGTTACCGGTTCGTTCTACACAATCGGTGAGGTAAAAGAGGCGTTCGGCAAAAAAGGTGTGCTTGCCAGGCTGCGGGAATGA
- a CDS encoding acetyl-CoA carboxylase carboxyltransferase subunit beta, whose product MAWFKKSKETIKTEKKIKIPEGLWVKCDSCREIIYKKEIDKNLRICPKCNYHFRISAKDRIQLLVDEGSFSEIDTGLSSKDPLNFRDKISYKDRLDDNRKKSELEEAAISGEAAIEGIPVVLVMMDFSFMGGSMGSVVGEKVMRAAETALEAKKPLVTVASSGGARMQEGIFSLMQMARVSAAIARLSDNGCLYISVLADPTFGGVTASFAMLGDIIIAEPRSLIGFAGPRVIEQTIKQQLPDDFQRAEFLLDHGMIDMVVDRKDLKKTIGQIIGMLA is encoded by the coding sequence ATGGCATGGTTTAAGAAAAGCAAGGAAACAATAAAGACAGAGAAGAAGATCAAGATCCCCGAGGGGCTGTGGGTGAAGTGCGACAGCTGCAGGGAGATCATTTATAAGAAGGAAATAGACAAGAACCTCAGGATCTGCCCCAAGTGTAATTACCATTTCCGGATCAGCGCAAAGGACCGCATTCAGCTGCTTGTCGATGAAGGCAGCTTCTCAGAGATCGATACAGGCCTTTCATCCAAGGACCCGTTGAATTTTCGGGACAAGATCTCATACAAGGATCGTCTTGATGATAACAGAAAGAAAAGCGAGCTCGAAGAAGCGGCCATATCAGGAGAGGCTGCCATAGAGGGCATTCCTGTGGTCCTGGTGATGATGGACTTTTCGTTCATGGGCGGCAGCATGGGATCGGTGGTTGGGGAAAAGGTAATGCGGGCGGCTGAGACTGCCCTTGAGGCAAAGAAGCCGCTCGTCACGGTCGCTTCTTCAGGCGGGGCGCGCATGCAGGAAGGTATCTTTTCTCTTATGCAGATGGCCAGAGTATCTGCTGCCATTGCCCGGTTGAGTGATAACGGCTGTCTCTACATATCTGTCCTGGCGGATCCGACTTTCGGAGGCGTTACGGCGAGTTTTGCCATGCTCGGCGATATTATCATTGCTGAACCGAGAAGCCTGATAGGATTCGCAGGCCCGAGGGTCATTGAACAGACGATCAAACAGCAGCTGCCTGATGATTTCCAGAGGGCAGAGTTTCTGCTGGACCACGGCATGATAGACATGGTGGTTGACCGGAAGGATCTGAAAAAGACGATCGGTCAGATCATAGGAATGCTTGCATGA
- a CDS encoding 3',5'-cyclic-nucleotide phosphodiesterase, with protein sequence MKVKVLGSSGAELPGYNSPAFLVDRKVLLDAGTIGASLSESKQWEVMNILITHSHLDHIKAIPFLADNIVIKQKKHSVNLYATKETLKTLRDNLLNDRLWPDFTKISASLDPVLKLKTIVPGRPFVVNGYSVTAYPVSHTVPAVGYVLRNERGRTLLYTGDTGPTKKIWASSGRINVMIIEVSFPNAMGDLAVKTGHLTPELLSLEIDKMKHLPEKILITHIKPQYMARILKELQEIKKKKQTTIQIIKDGRTYEV encoded by the coding sequence GTGAAAGTGAAGGTTTTGGGAAGCTCGGGAGCGGAACTGCCCGGGTATAATTCGCCTGCCTTTCTTGTTGACAGAAAGGTCCTTCTCGATGCCGGGACCATTGGGGCTTCGCTCAGTGAGTCAAAGCAGTGGGAGGTGATGAATATCCTGATCACACACTCCCACCTTGACCATATCAAGGCAATTCCCTTTCTTGCCGATAATATTGTCATCAAGCAGAAGAAGCACAGCGTGAACCTTTATGCCACAAAAGAAACGCTCAAAACCCTGCGCGACAACCTTTTAAATGACAGGCTCTGGCCGGATTTCACCAAAATATCAGCATCTCTTGATCCTGTGCTGAAGCTGAAAACCATTGTTCCGGGAAGGCCTTTCGTTGTCAATGGTTATTCGGTGACCGCGTATCCTGTCAGTCACACGGTTCCGGCAGTGGGATATGTGCTGAGAAACGAGCGTGGCAGAACCCTTCTTTATACCGGGGACACCGGCCCGACAAAGAAGATATGGGCTTCATCAGGCCGCATAAACGTCATGATCATCGAAGTCTCCTTTCCAAACGCCATGGGGGATCTTGCAGTAAAGACGGGCCACCTCACCCCGGAACTGCTCAGTCTTGAGATCGACAAAATGAAACACCTGCCTGAAAAGATCCTGATTACCCACATAAAGCCGCAATATATGGCAAGGATCCTGAAGGAACTTCAGGAAATAAAGAAAAAGAAGCAGACCACGATTCAGATCATTAAAGATGGCCGCACATATGAGGTATAA